One window from the genome of Candidatus Manganitrophaceae bacterium encodes:
- a CDS encoding HAMP domain-containing protein — translation MKTRSTLRPALITALFLLLSVSLTLLFFKGVEGPALFSTNILVLTLVNVNITLAILLVLLLSRNLIKLYFERRKQPRSSFKSKLVAAFVGLSMIPSILLFIVASGLLTSSIENWFSIQVEKSLSHSLEVAQGYYQKSQEEIGLLARLTGQTIQDRHLLEGPYEELARALDAQQKEYGVEAIHLFTPSFQRFASTSKGVQLSDSVFPPSDLLQRALNTAGPITTIQSTRQGDLIRGILSVKSSDRVALLVVDGRIPPALVGKMEDIKKALEDYKQLKAFKNPIKGSYILSFLIIVLLIIFSATWFGLYLARGITVPMQKLAEGTQAVAQGDLEFQIDVRANDELGVLVDSFNKMTSDLKQTRQKVEEATRSLTESNWELESRRAYMEGVLQNIAAGVIAINERGIITTFNQSAERILGIRAREAIGEAYAAFFTGRKMAVMADLIDKMHRLKKEATEEQLQLEARKKLLTLRTSASLLKGEDHRQLGAVIVFDDLTELIRAQKLATWQEVAQRIAHEIKNPLTPIQLSAERLRKKYFERSDDFDKIFDESTRIVINEVHDLKNLVDEFSNFARMPAPRPTPQKIDPILKEVIALYQSGHRDIQITAEFDEAAPPLNLDREQIKRVFVNLFDNAIEAMNRRGRLVIGTIYDAAQQRVRIEVADEGSGVPPEDLDKLFLPYFSRKKTGTGLGLAIVNRIVLDHNGQIRVVARQPIGTIFVVEFPA, via the coding sequence ATGAAGACGAGGAGCACCCTCCGTCCCGCCCTGATTACCGCCCTCTTCCTCCTCCTCTCGGTTTCGCTGACCCTCCTCTTCTTCAAGGGGGTCGAGGGGCCGGCCCTTTTTTCGACCAACATCTTGGTCCTGACGCTGGTGAACGTCAACATCACACTGGCCATCCTCTTGGTTCTCCTCCTCTCCCGCAACCTCATCAAGCTTTACTTCGAGCGGCGGAAGCAGCCGCGATCGAGCTTTAAGAGCAAGCTCGTTGCCGCTTTCGTCGGCCTCTCGATGATTCCGTCGATCCTTCTCTTTATCGTCGCCAGCGGCCTGTTGACCAGCAGCATCGAGAACTGGTTCTCCATCCAGGTGGAAAAATCGCTGAGCCACTCGCTGGAGGTGGCGCAGGGTTATTATCAAAAAAGCCAGGAAGAGATCGGCCTGCTCGCCCGGCTCACCGGGCAGACGATTCAAGACCGGCATCTTTTGGAAGGCCCCTACGAAGAGCTGGCTCGCGCCCTCGACGCGCAGCAAAAAGAGTATGGCGTGGAGGCGATCCATCTTTTTACCCCCAGCTTTCAACGCTTTGCTTCGACCTCCAAGGGAGTTCAGCTCTCTGATTCGGTCTTTCCGCCGTCCGATCTTCTCCAACGGGCGCTGAATACCGCCGGGCCGATCACGACGATTCAATCGACCCGCCAGGGCGATTTAATCCGCGGCATCCTCTCGGTCAAATCAAGCGATCGGGTCGCCCTCTTGGTGGTCGACGGACGGATTCCCCCTGCGCTCGTCGGCAAGATGGAGGATATCAAAAAAGCGCTGGAAGATTACAAGCAGCTCAAGGCATTTAAAAATCCGATCAAAGGAAGCTACATTCTCTCCTTTCTGATCATCGTTCTCTTGATCATCTTTTCGGCCACCTGGTTTGGACTTTACCTCGCTCGGGGGATTACGGTCCCAATGCAAAAACTGGCGGAGGGGACCCAAGCGGTTGCGCAGGGAGATTTGGAGTTCCAGATCGACGTCCGGGCCAACGACGAGTTGGGGGTCCTCGTCGACTCTTTCAATAAAATGACCTCCGATTTGAAACAGACCCGTCAGAAAGTGGAGGAAGCGACCCGCTCCCTGACCGAATCGAACTGGGAGCTGGAGAGCCGGCGCGCTTACATGGAAGGGGTCCTTCAAAATATCGCCGCCGGGGTGATCGCCATCAATGAACGGGGGATCATCACCACCTTCAACCAGTCGGCCGAGCGGATTCTGGGAATCCGCGCCCGCGAGGCGATCGGAGAAGCGTATGCGGCGTTCTTCACCGGACGGAAGATGGCGGTCATGGCCGATCTGATCGACAAGATGCACCGCCTGAAAAAGGAGGCAACGGAGGAGCAGCTGCAGCTCGAAGCGCGGAAAAAGCTGTTAACGCTGCGGACGTCCGCCTCGCTGCTGAAGGGGGAGGATCATCGACAGCTGGGGGCGGTGATCGTCTTCGATGATTTGACCGAATTGATCCGGGCGCAGAAGCTCGCCACCTGGCAGGAGGTGGCGCAGCGGATCGCGCACGAGATCAAAAATCCGCTCACCCCGATCCAGCTCTCGGCGGAGCGCCTTCGAAAAAAGTACTTTGAGCGGTCGGATGATTTTGATAAGATTTTCGATGAATCGACCCGGATCGTCATCAACGAGGTGCACGACCTTAAAAACCTGGTCGACGAGTTCTCCAACTTCGCAAGAATGCCGGCGCCCCGCCCGACGCCGCAGAAGATCGATCCGATTTTAAAAGAGGTCATTGCCCTTTATCAGTCGGGCCACCGAGACATTCAGATTACCGCGGAATTCGACGAGGCGGCACCGCCGCTCAATCTCGATCGAGAACAGATCAAACGGGTCTTCGTAAACCTGTTCGATAACGCCATTGAAGCGATGAACCGCCGGGGCCGATTGGTCATCGGCACCATCTATGATGCGGCCCAGCAGCGGGTCCGGATTGAGGTGGCCGACGAAGGAAGCGGGGTCCCGCCCGAAGACCTCGACAAGCTCTTCCTCCCCTACTTCTCCCGGAAGAAAACCGGAACGGGACTGGGACTCGCCATCGTCAATCGGATCGTACTCGATCACAACGGCCAGATCCGCGTGGTCGCGCGACAGCCGATCGGAACGATCTTTGTCGTGGAGTTTCCGGCATGA
- a CDS encoding DUF420 domain-containing protein encodes MKEFLTTPGFLSPYGTLGADISSVMAWLFTLLFIYGWYTAKKHQGQHHHLVTLWGMVAMLGYFTIYYLARGLGALSLEGKEGFGGPDWVYSYIFTPMLTIHILVISIGLVLAIYMIILGFRSSFKKGKERYLKAGTLQMGNKGFNYTLAGAGVFFGGVAVVRWGSMARFLVYASGFGLVAAVLFLERGIEKWMPDAATRHRKMGAFTMLLYVIALVTSTTTYVMLYYIYPIKAQ; translated from the coding sequence ATGAAAGAGTTTCTGACCACACCCGGTTTTCTCTCACCCTATGGGACCTTGGGCGCCGACATCTCCTCGGTCATGGCCTGGCTGTTTACCCTTCTCTTTATCTATGGTTGGTATACAGCCAAGAAGCATCAGGGACAACACCACCATCTGGTGACGCTCTGGGGGATGGTGGCGATGCTCGGCTACTTCACTATCTACTATCTTGCGCGCGGCCTGGGGGCGCTGTCGTTGGAAGGGAAGGAGGGGTTCGGCGGACCCGACTGGGTCTACTCCTATATCTTCACGCCGATGCTGACGATCCATATCCTGGTGATCTCGATCGGCCTGGTTTTGGCGATTTATATGATCATCCTCGGTTTTCGCTCTTCTTTTAAAAAGGGGAAAGAGCGCTATCTAAAAGCGGGAACCCTCCAGATGGGAAACAAGGGGTTTAACTATACCTTGGCGGGGGCGGGGGTCTTCTTCGGCGGGGTTGCGGTGGTTCGCTGGGGATCGATGGCGCGGTTTCTCGTCTATGCATCAGGCTTCGGCTTGGTCGCTGCCGTCCTTTTCCTGGAGCGGGGGATTGAAAAGTGGATGCCCGATGCGGCGACCCGCCATCGGAAGATGGGAGCCTTTACCATGCTGCTCTATGTCATCGCGTTGGTGACGAGCACGACCACTTATGTGATGCTCTATTATATCTATCCAATCAAGGCGCAGTAA
- a CDS encoding sigma-54-dependent Fis family transcriptional regulator — translation MSENILIIDDEPAILSTLSGVLMDEGYSVSTVENGAAALREVQGNPPALILLDIWMPEPDGIETLKRLKTLFPDLVVIMMSGHGSIETAVKAIKIGAYDYIEKPISLQKVVMMVEHALTEFRLRQENRTLKRLVEKRYEMIGESGAISRLREQIRMAGPSQSRVLISGENGTGKELVARAIHAASARRNQPFLEINCAAIPENLIESELFGYERGAFSGAQHQKKGQFELADGGTLFLDEIGDMALATQSKVLRVLQEQEFYRVGGSERVKVDVRVIAASNKNLAEEIKKGSFREDLYYRLNVIPLHVPPLRERPEDIPQLLEYFAQEVAQEQGIKLKRFSPEAVAILKRAQWPGNVRELKNIVERLMIMVPAPVVQPNDLPEFITDGLIEENSFPPFEEAAGPGSLKDARNAFEKKYILAKLQEHDWNVLQTAEALQIERTYLYRKMKLLGIEAPGEV, via the coding sequence ATGTCTGAAAATATCTTGATCATTGATGACGAGCCGGCGATCCTCTCGACCCTCTCCGGGGTCTTGATGGATGAAGGGTATAGTGTCTCCACCGTCGAAAACGGCGCGGCCGCGCTCCGTGAAGTGCAGGGAAATCCGCCGGCGCTGATTCTCCTCGATATCTGGATGCCGGAGCCGGACGGAATCGAAACGCTCAAGCGGCTGAAGACCCTCTTTCCCGACCTCGTGGTAATCATGATGTCGGGGCATGGATCGATCGAGACCGCCGTGAAGGCGATCAAGATCGGGGCCTACGACTACATTGAAAAGCCGATCTCGCTCCAGAAAGTCGTGATGATGGTGGAGCACGCGCTGACCGAGTTTCGGCTCAGGCAGGAAAACCGAACCCTCAAGCGTCTCGTAGAAAAACGATATGAGATGATCGGGGAGAGCGGCGCGATCAGCCGCCTGCGGGAGCAGATTCGGATGGCCGGCCCCTCTCAAAGCCGCGTGTTGATCTCCGGCGAAAACGGCACCGGAAAGGAGCTCGTCGCCCGGGCGATCCACGCTGCCAGCGCACGCCGAAATCAGCCGTTTCTAGAGATCAACTGTGCCGCGATCCCTGAGAACCTGATCGAAAGCGAGCTCTTCGGCTATGAGCGGGGCGCCTTCAGCGGAGCCCAACATCAAAAGAAAGGCCAATTTGAATTGGCCGACGGCGGGACCCTCTTTCTCGATGAAATCGGCGACATGGCGCTGGCGACCCAATCCAAGGTGCTGCGCGTTTTACAGGAACAGGAATTCTATCGGGTCGGCGGAAGCGAGCGGGTCAAGGTCGATGTCCGGGTGATCGCCGCGTCGAACAAGAACCTCGCCGAGGAGATTAAGAAGGGATCGTTTCGGGAAGACCTCTACTATCGATTGAACGTCATTCCCCTTCATGTGCCGCCGCTGCGAGAGCGCCCTGAAGATATTCCGCAACTGCTGGAATACTTCGCCCAAGAGGTCGCGCAGGAGCAGGGAATCAAATTAAAGCGTTTTTCTCCGGAAGCGGTCGCGATCTTGAAGCGGGCGCAGTGGCCCGGCAACGTCCGTGAGCTGAAGAACATCGTCGAGCGGCTGATGATCATGGTACCCGCGCCGGTCGTCCAACCGAACGATCTTCCGGAGTTCATCACCGACGGTTTGATCGAGGAGAACTCCTTCCCGCCGTTTGAAGAAGCGGCCGGCCCCGGCTCGCTCAAGGACGCTCGAAATGCTTTCGAAAAGAAGTACATCCTCGCCAAACTTCAGGAACATGACTGGAATGTTCTTCAAACAGCGGAGGCGCTCCAGATCGAGCGAACCTATCTTTATCGGAAAATGAAACTCCTCGGCATTGAAGCGCCGGGAGAGGTCTAG
- a CDS encoding AsmA-like C-terminal domain-containing protein, protein MKSGLGREKKSPLWVAVFLLALSSVLFVLPSWITLNRWIPSLTERFQNTTGRPLSIDQLRISFLTGPELRFIGVAVGSAGGAGGFAQAEEIQIGFQLLPLIRRQFIIKEVRLVRPVVDLVRDQDGTWNFDDFLSKKKSEKERGWTVQLRSGFFLIQKGTVFLTDRIPPKKSAHLSNQSIQWTAEGVDAKVEHPPLNGRVLVRVESPAVWRSDLPEKPTGVKVEGTIEGGGFFRIRRPLAHLAVSLVSFDSSLIKPYLPESVPSFFTEESHFKIDGESADLPSLERLLRSDLFQLEGASNGLSVILDEAISPLQVEQAAWRYNHQKGTFAFQNSRLNHSTLPTTSGQLLSLFSDPRIDIDTAGRVAVPDLSEVLAERFQRIWLKETKAQGFIDATLAISIPLHNLSAVDFKGQFRLQEGTFTPFRAFEPIRKIKATGRVEGRLLVIESAEGAWGDAQLKATGRMPDLRRQGIEFDLRATTLDWDAIRSTLPEDQGSSSKAIPKKGVPKEEKGAPTPSEGKGYAVGLIQIDRLKIKGFDFFKCKSALTYRGGVLEFQETEAVFEEGRFRANFAQIYYRPDGGYALALIPDLREINVGAFFKDWERSDARPVMSGRALIAGGLNTEGRTFQDFKSNLKGKLVVYLEKGTIYRFKTLANIFSLMNLRSLPELNAKGIVYDAFSGTLGINQGKVTLYNTVLYGRDVRVISDGEIDLGKDRLDLLMGVQVFRLVDDILRKIPLLGPILLGQDKMFIASYFEVKGKITEPRVEFKPFKTLKESTLSVLRRAITFPARPEIFSG, encoded by the coding sequence ATGAAATCAGGGTTGGGGAGAGAGAAAAAGAGTCCGCTTTGGGTCGCTGTCTTTTTGCTGGCGCTCTCGTCTGTCCTGTTTGTCCTCCCCTCATGGATTACCCTCAATCGATGGATTCCTTCCCTCACGGAGCGGTTTCAGAATACTACCGGACGGCCCCTTTCCATCGATCAACTTCGGATCTCTTTTCTCACCGGTCCTGAGCTTCGATTTATTGGCGTTGCCGTCGGGTCGGCCGGGGGAGCGGGAGGGTTTGCACAGGCCGAAGAAATTCAGATCGGCTTTCAGCTCCTTCCCCTCATTAGGCGGCAGTTCATCATTAAAGAGGTCCGGCTGGTCAGGCCGGTCGTCGATCTGGTCCGGGATCAAGACGGGACGTGGAATTTCGACGATTTTCTCTCGAAAAAGAAATCAGAAAAAGAGAGGGGATGGACGGTTCAGCTTCGATCGGGCTTCTTCCTTATTCAAAAGGGGACCGTCTTCCTGACCGACCGTATCCCTCCGAAAAAGTCGGCTCACCTCTCGAATCAATCGATTCAATGGACTGCGGAGGGGGTCGATGCAAAAGTGGAGCACCCTCCCCTCAACGGCCGGGTCCTCGTGCGGGTCGAGAGCCCCGCTGTCTGGCGAAGCGATCTGCCTGAAAAGCCGACCGGGGTGAAAGTAGAGGGGACGATCGAAGGGGGGGGCTTCTTTCGGATCAGACGACCGCTCGCCCACCTGGCCGTCTCCCTCGTTTCGTTTGATTCCTCTCTGATCAAACCTTATCTGCCCGAGTCGGTCCCCTCCTTTTTTACCGAGGAGAGCCATTTTAAGATAGACGGAGAGAGCGCCGATTTACCCTCTCTCGAACGTCTCCTTCGTTCCGATCTATTTCAGTTAGAGGGAGCATCGAACGGCCTCTCCGTCATCCTCGATGAAGCGATCTCCCCTCTTCAGGTCGAGCAGGCCGCGTGGCGTTACAATCATCAAAAGGGTACTTTCGCCTTTCAGAACAGCCGGCTGAATCATTCAACCCTTCCAACGACCTCCGGACAGCTCCTCTCCCTCTTTTCAGACCCTCGGATCGACATTGACACTGCCGGCCGGGTTGCCGTTCCGGATTTGTCGGAAGTGCTCGCCGAGCGATTTCAAAGGATCTGGCTGAAGGAGACGAAGGCGCAGGGGTTCATCGATGCAACGCTTGCGATCAGCATCCCGCTCCACAATCTTTCCGCAGTCGATTTCAAAGGACAGTTCCGCTTGCAAGAGGGGACATTCACCCCCTTTCGCGCGTTCGAACCGATTCGAAAGATCAAAGCGACCGGCCGCGTGGAAGGAAGACTTCTCGTCATCGAGTCGGCCGAGGGGGCTTGGGGCGATGCCCAACTCAAGGCGACCGGTCGGATGCCCGATCTCCGCAGACAAGGGATAGAATTCGACCTGCGCGCGACCACCCTCGACTGGGATGCCATCCGATCGACGCTGCCGGAAGATCAGGGCTCCTCTTCAAAAGCAATCCCAAAAAAGGGAGTTCCAAAAGAAGAGAAAGGAGCCCCCACGCCGTCCGAGGGAAAGGGATATGCCGTCGGGCTGATCCAGATTGACCGCCTCAAAATAAAAGGATTTGATTTCTTTAAATGCAAAAGCGCGCTGACCTACCGGGGCGGGGTGCTGGAGTTCCAAGAGACCGAGGCTGTTTTTGAAGAGGGACGGTTCAGGGCGAACTTCGCGCAGATTTATTATCGGCCCGACGGCGGGTATGCTCTGGCGCTGATCCCCGATTTAAGGGAGATTAACGTCGGCGCCTTCTTTAAAGACTGGGAGCGTTCCGACGCGCGTCCGGTGATGTCGGGGCGGGCGCTGATCGCCGGCGGTCTTAATACGGAGGGGCGGACGTTCCAAGATTTTAAGAGCAACCTCAAAGGGAAGCTGGTGGTCTATTTGGAGAAGGGGACGATTTACCGATTTAAGACGCTCGCCAACATTTTTTCATTGATGAACCTGAGGAGCCTCCCTGAGTTGAATGCCAAGGGGATCGTGTATGACGCCTTTTCCGGGACGCTCGGCATCAACCAGGGAAAGGTGACATTGTACAATACCGTCCTCTATGGACGGGATGTCCGGGTCATCTCCGACGGCGAGATTGATCTCGGAAAAGATCGGCTCGATCTGTTGATGGGGGTACAGGTCTTTCGGCTCGTCGACGATATCCTTCGAAAGATTCCGCTCCTTGGACCAATCCTCCTCGGCCAGGATAAGATGTTTATCGCTTCTTATTTTGAAGTAAAGGGGAAGATCACCGAGCCAAGGGTGGAGTTCAAGCCGTTTAAGACGTTAAAAGAATCGACGCTGAGTGTACTTCGACGGGCGATTACCTTCCCGGCCCGGCCGGAAATTTTCAGCGGTTAG
- a CDS encoding methyltransferase domain-containing protein encodes MGREISVPSLFQLGYYWEAKIFLTSVKLDLYTPLGSGPKTAGEIASTVQADPSSLERLLDALVSIGLLKREGVRYANTPAVAEFLVKTSPFYMGELMLLQDEEWEAWGKLEEIVRTGRPPVTGNIFMNRPEIGAKILRVLDRMAKRVAPSLAERLDLSSYQTFLDVGGGAGTFSIAFSKRYPQLQVTLFDLPQTLVTTEKNVEKEKLSDRIHLAGGNFNRDPLPGTFDVVFLSDILHYQTSKENAALFQKLSGAVNPGGLIIVKDMFLNEDLSEPGWNAVFSIHLLVYTEKGRCFPGSEIRGWLEKAGFHTITEIERNTVLTARK; translated from the coding sequence ATGGGTCGGGAAATTTCGGTACCGTCTCTCTTCCAGCTGGGCTATTACTGGGAGGCAAAGATTTTTTTGACCTCCGTGAAGCTCGACCTCTATACCCCTTTGGGAAGTGGCCCCAAGACAGCGGGGGAGATCGCATCGACGGTTCAGGCAGACCCTTCCAGCCTGGAGCGCCTCCTCGATGCATTGGTGTCGATCGGTCTGCTCAAACGCGAAGGGGTGCGCTATGCCAACACCCCCGCGGTCGCCGAATTTCTCGTCAAAACAAGTCCGTTTTATATGGGCGAACTGATGCTCCTGCAGGACGAAGAGTGGGAGGCGTGGGGGAAGCTCGAAGAGATCGTCCGGACGGGACGGCCGCCGGTGACCGGAAACATCTTCATGAACCGTCCCGAGATCGGCGCAAAAATCTTGCGGGTGCTTGATCGGATGGCGAAGCGGGTCGCCCCCTCCCTTGCGGAGCGGCTTGACCTCTCTTCCTATCAGACCTTTCTCGACGTCGGCGGCGGGGCCGGCACCTTCTCAATCGCCTTTTCAAAGCGCTATCCGCAGCTTCAGGTGACCCTCTTCGATCTGCCGCAGACGTTGGTGACGACGGAGAAAAATGTTGAGAAAGAGAAGCTCTCCGATCGAATTCACCTGGCCGGCGGCAATTTCAACCGCGACCCGCTTCCCGGGACGTTCGACGTCGTCTTCCTCTCCGACATCCTTCACTATCAGACTTCCAAGGAGAATGCGGCCCTGTTTCAGAAGCTCTCCGGCGCCGTGAACCCCGGCGGGCTGATCATTGTGAAGGATATGTTCCTGAACGAAGATCTCTCGGAGCCCGGATGGAACGCCGTCTTCTCGATCCACCTGTTGGTCTATACGGAGAAGGGGCGCTGCTTTCCAGGCTCGGAGATCCGCGGCTGGCTGGAGAAGGCAGGATTTCATACGATCACCGAGATTGAGCGAAACACCGTTTTAACCGCGCGAAAGTAG
- the rlmD gene encoding 23S rRNA (uracil(1939)-C(5))-methyltransferase RlmD gives MPDQILPLQIEKLVHGGDGLARPEGRVVFVPFTIPGETIEARIVRQKKEYAEAEIVTILTPSPERREAPCPVFTVCGGCQLQQLPEEAQLRYKVEAMQEVLARIGKITSVNLLSAIPSPFPFHYRTRTQLKVARGEIGYYRQKSHEIVSIERCPLLIAPLNAALEAMLRSLQRDRLEEIELQAVPAGDFLVVLRGDQFPHDRGEQFYESARQALPLKGVVVGNRRGWHIFGENFLIDTLQEKRFRISERAFSQVNPAVNRLLVERVLKWSAPTASDRILELYSGIGNFTLFLAERAGAVTAVEGNRAAIEDARWNLQSAGLENVTLQTASAQEGMRRAIKEEAGFSQIFLDPPREGAGKPVMEGIATLAPEKVIYLSCDPATFARDARVLLDRGYEITRLQPFDMFPQTGHLELLAEMRRKR, from the coding sequence TTGCCAGATCAAATACTCCCCCTCCAGATTGAAAAGCTCGTCCATGGCGGCGACGGCCTCGCTCGCCCGGAGGGGCGGGTGGTCTTCGTCCCCTTCACCATTCCGGGGGAAACGATTGAAGCGAGAATTGTCCGCCAGAAAAAGGAATATGCCGAGGCGGAGATCGTCACGATTCTTACCCCCTCGCCGGAGCGGAGAGAGGCGCCGTGCCCCGTCTTCACGGTCTGCGGCGGCTGTCAGCTGCAGCAGCTGCCGGAAGAGGCGCAACTGCGCTATAAAGTCGAGGCGATGCAGGAGGTCTTGGCCCGCATCGGAAAGATCACGTCGGTCAATCTCCTCTCGGCCATCCCCTCTCCCTTCCCCTTTCACTATCGGACGCGAACCCAGTTAAAGGTCGCACGGGGGGAGATCGGCTATTATCGACAGAAAAGCCATGAGATCGTTTCGATTGAGCGCTGCCCGTTGCTGATCGCACCGTTGAATGCGGCGCTGGAGGCGATGCTCCGGTCGCTGCAACGGGACCGGCTCGAGGAGATCGAGCTTCAAGCGGTCCCCGCCGGCGACTTTTTGGTTGTCCTCCGGGGCGATCAATTTCCGCACGACCGCGGGGAGCAATTCTACGAGAGCGCACGGCAAGCGCTCCCGTTAAAAGGGGTGGTCGTCGGCAACCGGCGGGGCTGGCATATTTTTGGAGAGAATTTCCTGATCGACACCCTGCAGGAGAAGCGCTTCCGAATCAGCGAACGGGCTTTCTCGCAGGTGAACCCCGCCGTGAACCGTCTCCTGGTGGAGCGGGTGCTGAAATGGTCGGCGCCGACCGCAAGCGATCGGATCTTGGAGCTCTACAGCGGAATCGGCAATTTTACCCTCTTTCTGGCGGAGCGGGCGGGGGCCGTCACCGCCGTCGAAGGAAACCGCGCCGCCATCGAAGATGCGCGATGGAACCTCCAGAGCGCCGGCCTCGAGAACGTCACCCTTCAGACCGCCTCCGCACAAGAGGGGATGCGACGCGCCATCAAAGAAGAGGCGGGGTTCAGCCAGATCTTCCTCGACCCGCCGCGTGAAGGGGCCGGAAAACCGGTCATGGAAGGGATCGCCACCCTCGCCCCCGAAAAAGTCATCTACCTCTCCTGCGATCCGGCCACCTTCGCGCGGGACGCGCGGGTCCTGCTCGATCGAGGCTATGAGATAACGCGGCTCCAGCCGTTTGACATGTTTCCACAAACGGGACACCTGGAATTGCTGGCCGAGATGAGAAGAAAGAGATGA
- a CDS encoding lmo0937 family membrane protein: MLWTLFVILLILWALGFSLHVAGGLIHALLVIAAVLLVFQLVSGRTVSGPPRP, from the coding sequence ATGCTTTGGACACTTTTTGTGATTTTGTTAATTCTCTGGGCGCTTGGATTTAGCCTGCACGTGGCCGGAGGATTGATCCATGCTCTTTTGGTGATCGCCGCCGTGCTTTTGGTTTTCCAACTCGTCAGCGGCCGGACCGTCAGCGGACCTCCACGTCCATAG